In a single window of the Notamacropus eugenii isolate mMacEug1 chromosome 4, mMacEug1.pri_v2, whole genome shotgun sequence genome:
- the GTF2H3 gene encoding general transcription factor IIH subunit 3, translating into MISEDDELNLLVIIVDTNPIWWGKQALKESQFTLSKCLDAVMVMGNSHLFMNRSNKLAVIASHIQESRFLYPGKNWKFGDLFGDPGNSSAEYNPSGSKDGKYELLTAANEAITEEIKDLMTKSDMEGQRTETLLAGSLAKALCYIHRMGKEVKDNQEMKSRILVIKAAEDSALQYMNFMNVIFAAQKQNIVIDACVLDTDSGLLQQACDITGGIYLKVPQMPSLLQYLLWVFLPDQDQRSQLNLPPPIHVDYRAACFCHRNLIEIGYVCSVCLSIFCSFSPICTTCETAFKISLPPVLKAKKKKLKASS; encoded by the exons ATGATCTCCGAAG ATGATGAATTAAACCTTCTAGTTATCATAGTTGATACAAACCCAATTTGGTGGGGAAAACAAGCTTTGAAAGAATCTCAG TTCACATTGTCAAAATGCCTAGATGCTGTCATGGTGATGGGAAATTCTCACTTGTTTATGAATCGTTCCAACAAACTTGCTGTGATAGCAAGTCATATTCAAGAGAG tcgaTTTTTGTATCctggaaagaactggaaatttggaGATTTATTTGGTGATCCTGGCAACAGCTCTGcagagtataatccttcaggtaGTAAGGATGGAAAATATGAGTTATTAACTGCAGCAAACGAAGCAATTACCGAAGAGATTAAAGATCTCATGACCAAAA GTGACATGGAAGGGCAGCGTACAGAAACGCTCTTGGCAGGATCTCTCGCCAAAGCTCTTTGTT ATATTCACAGAATGGGCAAGGAAGTAAAAG ATAACcaagaaatgaaatcaagaatATTG GTCATTAAAGCTGCTGAAGACAGTGCACTACAATATATGAACTTCATGAATGTCATCTTTGCAGCACAGAAGCAG AACATCGTGATTGACGCTTGTGTCTTAGATACTGATTCAGGGCTCCTCCAACag GCCTGTGACATTACAGGGGGTATATACTTGAAGGTGCCCCAGATGCCATCTCTTCTTCAGTATTTGTTG TGGGTATTTCTTCCTGATCAAGATCAAAGGTCTCAGTTAAACCTCCCACCTCCCATTCACGTTGACTACAGAGCAGCCTGCTTCTGCCATAGAAATCTCATTGAAATTGGTTATGTCTGCTCTGTATGTTTATCAa TATTCTGCAGTTTCAGCCCTATTTGCACCACTTGCGA GACAGCTTTTAAGATTTCACTGCCTCCTGTTCTGAAAgccaagaagaagaaattgaaagcatCTTCCTAG